The Azospirillum brasilense genome window below encodes:
- a CDS encoding winged helix-turn-helix domain-containing protein, producing the protein MKVLVIEDDQQAASYLAKGLKEAGHVVDAANDGKEGLFLAGSEHYDVMIVDRMLPGRDGLSLVEILRATGNDTPVLFLSALGSVDDRVKGLKAGGDDYLTKPFAFSELLARIEVLVRRRSAAQPQTRLAVADLELDLLSRTVRRAGKSIDLLPREFALLEYLMRNAGSVVTRTMMLENVWDYHFDPQTNVIDVHIARLRQKIDKDFPTPLIHTVRGAGYSLRAPQ; encoded by the coding sequence ATGAAAGTCCTCGTCATCGAAGACGACCAGCAGGCCGCCTCCTATCTGGCCAAGGGGCTGAAAGAGGCCGGGCATGTCGTGGACGCCGCCAACGACGGCAAGGAGGGGCTGTTCCTGGCCGGCTCCGAGCATTACGACGTTATGATCGTGGACCGCATGCTGCCGGGCCGCGACGGACTGTCGCTGGTCGAGATCCTGCGCGCCACCGGCAACGATACGCCGGTGCTGTTCCTGTCCGCGCTCGGCAGCGTCGACGACCGGGTGAAGGGGCTGAAGGCCGGCGGCGACGACTACCTGACCAAGCCCTTCGCCTTCTCCGAGCTGCTCGCCCGGATCGAGGTGCTGGTGCGCCGCCGCAGCGCCGCCCAGCCGCAGACCCGTCTGGCGGTCGCCGACCTGGAGCTGGACCTGCTGTCGCGCACCGTCCGGCGGGCCGGCAAGTCCATCGACCTGCTGCCGCGGGAATTCGCTCTGCTGGAGTATCTGATGCGCAACGCCGGCAGCGTGGTGACCCGCACCATGATGCTGGAGAATGTGTGGGACTATCACTTCGACCCACAGACCAACGTCATCGATGTGCACATCGCCCGCCTGCGCCAGAAGATCGACAAGGATTTCCCGACGCCGCTGATCCACACGGTGCGCGGCGCCGGCTACAGCCTGCGGGCGCCGCAATAA